One region of Wyeomyia smithii strain HCP4-BCI-WySm-NY-G18 chromosome 3, ASM2978416v1, whole genome shotgun sequence genomic DNA includes:
- the LOC129730322 gene encoding testis-specific serine/threonine-protein kinase 6-like produces MENSEKESDSKASDVALLSSGGWTRKKVKQQLSCRGYFIKQTIGEGSYSKVYYAEFRKPGELFPARRACKIINRRRTSIESAQFLPREIKTMLALSHPNIMSVYAVYEFGPYVCIFMDYCRCGDLLQKIQEQGKLSESKGQLYFGQLVSAVQYMHQAGFCHRDIKCENVLLSSATHVKLSDFTFSKKCSCEGGSAQLSATYCGSVAYAAPEVLKGIHYDPKRYDMWSLGCVLFIMVTGTMPFDERNIQETIDRQERKCYFYPTGIKPNLTVMELIDRLIEPDVEARATVEEIAQHPWLEKTI; encoded by the exons atggaaaattcagAAAAAGAGTCAGACTCAAAAGCGTCGGATGTGGCTCTGCTTTCCAGTGGTGGATGGACTCGCAAGAAG GTCAAACAACAGTTGTCTTGCCGTGGGTATTTCATAAAACAAACTATCGGCGAAGGTTCGTATTCGAAGGTGTACTACGCTGAGTTTCGAAAGCCTGGTGAACTGTTTCCGGCGCGAAGAGCTTGTAAAATCATCAACCGCCGTAGAACTTCAATCGAATCTGCTCAATTCTTGCCGAGGGAAATCAAAACTATGTTGGCGCTGTCGCATCCAAACATAATGTCGGTTTATGCGGTTTATGAGTTCGGCCCTTACGTTTGCATCTTTATGGATTATTGTCGCTGTGGAGACTTACTGCAGAAAATTCAGGAACAGGGAAAGCTGTCCGAGTCGAAAGGGCAACTTTATTTCGGTCAGTTGGTGTCTGCTGTCCAGTATATGCACCAAGCCGGATTTTGCCATCGGGATATCAAGTGCGAAAATGTTCTGCTGTCTAGTGCCACTCATGTGAAACTGTCAGACTTCACATTTTCTAAAAAGTGTTCTTGCGAGGGCGGCAGTGCTCAGCTTAGTGCCACATACTGTGGATCAGTCGCATATGCGGCCCCTGAGGTTCTCAAAGGCATTCACTATGATCCCAAACGGTATGACATGTGGTCCTTGGGTTGCGTACTGTTCATCATGGTAACAGGAACAATGCCGTTCGACGAAAGAAACATACAAGAAACGATTGATAGGCAGGAGcgaaaatgttatttttaccCGACAGGTATAAAGCCAAATCTAACAGTGATGGAGCTGATTGACAGGCTTATCGAGCCGGATGTGGAAGCCAGGGCTACGGTCGAGGAGATTGCCCAACATCCGTGGCTAGAGAAAACCATCTAA